One Natrinema marinum genomic window carries:
- a CDS encoding polysaccharide deacetylase family protein, producing MGSVVISLDAELGWGFHDLPEPPAERIESGRRGWNSMLELLAEFDVPATWAVVGHLMLEDCDGVHTKHPAPEGWFERERTDWADREDLRFGRDLVSGILESDADHELASHSFSHVLFGRPETDRQLAVAELERSIEIAADWGQSIDSFIYPRNDIGHRDVLAEQGLTAYRGRSPTRDGVRGVFDSTIRDRSMLVEPTVDEHGLVNVPASMFLFGFEGRARTVAESIWEDPMVVLARRGIDEAARTDGLFHMWLHPNNLTHERDDRRMRAILSHLERRRSATDLTVETMAAVARRTAGPTTVSEQATPTWS from the coding sequence GTGGGCAGCGTCGTAATCTCGCTCGACGCCGAACTCGGGTGGGGCTTTCACGACCTCCCCGAGCCGCCGGCCGAACGGATCGAATCCGGCCGTCGGGGCTGGAACTCGATGCTCGAGTTGTTAGCAGAGTTCGACGTACCGGCGACGTGGGCGGTCGTCGGCCACCTCATGCTCGAGGACTGCGACGGCGTACACACCAAGCATCCGGCACCCGAGGGCTGGTTCGAGCGCGAGCGAACCGACTGGGCGGACCGAGAGGATCTCCGGTTCGGCCGCGATCTCGTCTCGGGCATCCTCGAGTCCGACGCCGACCACGAACTCGCGAGCCACTCCTTCTCGCACGTCCTGTTCGGCCGCCCGGAGACGGACCGCCAACTGGCCGTCGCCGAACTCGAGCGAAGCATCGAGATCGCGGCCGACTGGGGGCAGTCGATCGACTCGTTCATCTACCCGCGCAACGATATCGGCCACCGCGACGTGCTGGCCGAGCAGGGCCTCACCGCCTACCGGGGTCGATCGCCGACGCGAGACGGCGTCCGCGGCGTCTTCGACTCGACGATCCGCGACCGGTCGATGCTGGTCGAGCCGACCGTCGACGAGCACGGGTTGGTCAACGTCCCGGCCTCGATGTTCCTCTTCGGGTTCGAGGGGCGAGCGCGGACCGTCGCGGAGTCGATCTGGGAGGATCCGATGGTCGTCCTGGCCCGCCGCGGGATCGACGAGGCGGCGCGCACCGACGGGCTCTTTCACATGTGGCTGCATCCGAACAACCTCACGCACGAGCGGGACGACCGGCGCATGCGAGCGATCCTCTCGCACCTCGAGCGCCGACGCTCCGCGACCGACCTCACCGTCGAGACGATGGCAGCTGTCGCACGTCGGACGGCGGGACCCACGACCGTTAGCGAGCAGGCGACGCCGACCTGGAGCTGA